One genomic segment of Luteimonas galliterrae includes these proteins:
- a CDS encoding cystathionine gamma-synthase, whose amino-acid sequence MNEPNGGASPGAPRPRLGTLAIHGGQAPDPSTGAVMPPIYATSTYAQASPGVHQGFEYSRTHNPTRFAYERCIAALEGGSRGFAFASGMAATSTVLELLDSGSHVVAMDDLYGGSFRLFERVRRRSAGLDFSFVDLTDPAAFEAAIRPDTRMVWVETPTNPMLKIVDLAAVSAIAKKRGLLMVVDNTFASPILQRPLEHGADIVVHSATKYLNGHSDMVGGIAVVGQNAELAEQMAFLQNSIGAVQGPFDSFLALRGLKTLHLRMRAHCDNAQALAEWLSGHPAIANVIYPGLPSHPQHALAKRQMDGFGGIISIAMKGGFDAAKRLCERTQLFTLAESLGGVESLVNHPAVMTHASIPPDRRAALGIADDLVRLSVGVENVSDLRADLTHALES is encoded by the coding sequence GTGAACGAACCTAACGGCGGCGCCTCCCCCGGCGCGCCCCGGCCGCGGCTGGGCACGCTGGCGATCCATGGCGGCCAGGCTCCGGATCCCAGCACCGGCGCGGTCATGCCGCCGATCTACGCCACCAGCACCTATGCCCAGGCCAGCCCTGGGGTGCACCAGGGTTTCGAGTACTCCCGCACCCACAATCCCACCCGTTTCGCCTATGAGCGCTGCATAGCGGCGCTGGAAGGCGGCAGCCGGGGTTTCGCCTTCGCTTCGGGCATGGCCGCCACGTCCACCGTGCTGGAGCTGCTGGACAGCGGCAGCCATGTGGTGGCGATGGACGACCTCTACGGCGGCAGCTTCCGCCTGTTCGAGCGCGTCCGCCGCCGCTCGGCCGGCCTGGATTTCAGCTTCGTCGACCTGACCGACCCGGCGGCGTTCGAAGCCGCCATCCGGCCGGATACCCGCATGGTCTGGGTCGAGACGCCGACCAACCCGATGCTGAAGATCGTCGACTTGGCCGCGGTCTCGGCGATCGCGAAGAAGCGCGGCCTGCTGATGGTGGTCGACAACACCTTCGCCTCGCCGATCCTGCAGCGCCCGCTCGAGCACGGCGCGGACATCGTCGTGCACTCGGCCACCAAATACCTCAACGGCCACTCCGACATGGTCGGCGGCATCGCCGTGGTCGGCCAGAACGCCGAGCTCGCCGAGCAGATGGCCTTCCTGCAGAACTCGATCGGCGCGGTGCAGGGTCCGTTCGACAGCTTCCTCGCGTTACGCGGCCTGAAGACCTTGCATCTGCGCATGCGCGCGCACTGCGACAACGCGCAAGCCCTGGCCGAATGGCTGAGCGGCCATCCGGCGATCGCGAACGTGATCTACCCGGGATTGCCGTCCCATCCGCAGCATGCGTTGGCCAAGCGCCAGATGGACGGCTTCGGCGGCATCATTTCGATCGCCATGAAAGGCGGCTTCGACGCGGCCAAGCGCCTGTGCGAACGCACGCAGCTGTTCACGCTGGCCGAATCGCTGGGCGGCGTGGAAAGCCTGGTCAATCATCCTGCGGTGATGACGCATGCTTCGATTCCGCCGGACCGTCGCGCAGCGCTGGGCATCGCCGACGATCTGGTGCGATTGAGCGTAGGCGTGGAAAACGTCTCGGATCTGCGTGCTGATCTGACGCATGCGCTTGAATCCTGA
- a CDS encoding pyridoxal-phosphate dependent enzyme, with translation MSSIHSSVLELIGETPIVKAQRLDTGVCELFFKLESANPGGSIKDRIGMSMIEAAERRGGIKPGDTLVEGTAGNTGIGLALVAQQKGYKLILVVPDKMSREKIFNLKAMGAEVRLTRSDVAKGHPDYYQDLAERIARETPGAYFINQFGNPDNPAAHEHGTGPEILRQMGGDLDAIVFGCGSSGTMSGLSRCFAQQSPHTELILADPVGSILAEYINDGTLSEKSASWMVEGIGEDFLPPISDFTRVKKAYAITDQESFLTARELLAKEGILGGSSTGTLLAAALKYCREQTQPKRVLVFVCDTGNKYLSKMYNDYWMLDNGFLARQPKGDLSDLILRPYSQRDTVVVGPNDLLVTAYQRMKLYDVSQLPVMEDDALVGIVDESDVLLHVYGDEARFRDPVSTAMVSKLNKLDVKSPIESLLPVFDAGQVAIVTEAGKFIGLITRIDLLNYLRRRVQ, from the coding sequence ATGAGCAGCATCCATTCTTCCGTCCTGGAACTGATCGGCGAGACCCCGATCGTCAAAGCGCAGCGTTTGGACACTGGCGTCTGCGAACTGTTCTTCAAGCTGGAAAGCGCCAACCCCGGCGGTTCGATCAAGGACCGCATCGGCATGAGCATGATCGAGGCCGCCGAACGCCGCGGCGGCATCAAGCCCGGCGACACGCTGGTCGAGGGCACCGCCGGCAACACCGGCATCGGCCTGGCCCTGGTCGCGCAGCAGAAGGGGTACAAGCTGATCCTCGTGGTGCCGGACAAGATGAGCCGCGAGAAGATCTTCAACCTGAAGGCGATGGGCGCCGAAGTGCGGCTGACCCGTTCGGACGTGGCCAAAGGCCATCCCGACTACTACCAGGACCTGGCCGAACGCATCGCCCGCGAAACGCCCGGCGCCTACTTCATCAACCAGTTCGGCAACCCCGATAACCCGGCCGCGCACGAGCACGGCACTGGCCCGGAAATATTGCGGCAGATGGGCGGCGACCTGGACGCGATCGTGTTCGGCTGCGGCAGCTCCGGCACGATGAGCGGCCTGTCGCGCTGCTTCGCGCAGCAATCGCCGCATACCGAATTGATCCTGGCCGACCCGGTCGGTTCGATCCTGGCCGAATACATCAACGACGGCACGCTCAGCGAAAAATCCGCCAGCTGGATGGTGGAAGGCATCGGCGAGGATTTCCTGCCGCCGATCTCCGACTTCACCCGCGTCAAGAAGGCTTACGCGATCACCGACCAGGAGAGCTTCCTGACCGCGCGCGAATTGTTGGCGAAAGAAGGCATTCTCGGCGGTTCGTCCACCGGCACGCTGCTGGCCGCGGCGCTCAAATATTGCCGCGAACAGACCCAGCCCAAACGCGTGCTGGTGTTCGTCTGCGACACCGGCAACAAGTACCTGTCGAAGATGTACAACGATTACTGGATGCTCGACAACGGTTTCCTGGCGCGACAGCCGAAAGGCGACCTGAGCGACCTGATCCTGCGCCCCTATTCGCAGCGCGACACGGTGGTGGTGGGGCCCAACGACCTGCTGGTGACCGCCTACCAGCGCATGAAGCTGTACGACGTGTCGCAACTGCCGGTGATGGAGGACGACGCCCTGGTCGGTATCGTCGACGAGAGCGACGTGCTGCTGCACGTGTACGGCGACGAAGCCCGTTTCCGCGACCCGGTATCGACCGCCATGGTTTCCAAGCTGAACAAGCTGGACGTCAAGTCGCCGATCGAATCCCTGCTGCCCGTTTTCGATGCAGGCCAGGTGGCCATCGTCACCGAGGCCGGCAAATTCATTGGGCTGATCACCCGGATCGACCTGCTGAACTACCTGCGCCGCCGGGTCCAATAG